The window TGCCAACAGCGACAGCACAAGAACATAAGCTATTGGCGGTTCTTGGGCCGGAGCCCTTGGGCAATGATTTTCACGAGTCGATTCTCTGCGATGCGTTTGAAGGGCGAAATACACCCGTTAAATCAGCACTGCTGGACCAGCGTATTGTTGCAGGATTGGGCAATATCTATGTTTGTGAGACGCTTTTTAGGGCAGGTATCAGCCCAAAGCGCAAAGCGGGACGTATTGCCACAGCGCGGGTTGCAGCAATGGTTCCCATCATTCGCGCAGTGCTAGAAGAGGCGATCGAAGCTGGCGGTTCATCCTTGCGTGATTTTCGGCAAGCCGATGGTGAGCTTGGATATTTCCAGCATTCCTTCGACGTTTACGGTAGGGAAGGCGGGCCTTGCCGACGTGACGGATGTGAGGGAACCATTGCCCGCATTGTGCAATCCGGACGGTCATCTTTCTACTGTCCAGTATGTCAAAGATAACTTGAACCGCCTCACGCGCATGTTATGCAAGCCGTCAAAGCAACAGCAAAGGGCCGCATCAAATGGCTTATGAAACG is drawn from Sulfitobacter sp. S223 and contains these coding sequences:
- the mutM gene encoding bifunctional DNA-formamidopyrimidine glycosylase/DNA-(apurinic or apyrimidinic site) lyase, with amino-acid sequence MPELPEVETVRRGLAPVMEGVMIVRADVNRPDLRWPFPDNMAKRLTGQRVERLRRRSKYILADLSSGETLLIHLGMSGRMLVSGDPLGNFVHDHPAAEKHDHVVFHMENGARITFNDPRRFGAMDLMPTATAQEHKLLAVLGPEPLGNDFHESILCDAFEGRNTPVKSALLDQRIVAGLGNIYVCETLFRAGISPKRKAGRIATARVAAMVPIIRAVLEEAIEAGGSSLRDFRQADGELGYFQHSFDVYGREGGPCRRDGCEGTIARIVQSGRSSFYCPVCQR